In one Rhodococcus sp. B50 genomic region, the following are encoded:
- a CDS encoding DUF4012 domain-containing protein — MNDVTGESDSPERRRRKVRRRLSDEEIAAQRTKRRRVQIGCGVGALVVVGFIGWLGYEGLQAKSNLEKAQNLATQAKDALLVGDTDKARIVAGDADRYAQDAQSSVDSVPWRIAGAVPFLGSPFDSTRQMTTIVSGLTEQVLLPAVDAGSAVSPDQLILDGARINLAALRDATPVLEATSAAITDLDEQAQNVDSTWLGLIDDARVDLQEQVSELSGLLNNTSLAAQIAPAMLGADGPRSYFVGFQTNAEARGTGGLLGGFTVIRANNGAVSVDDVTSNREFRFDYDPIDLGPDFQRAYGHSRPTQDFRNSNVSPHFPYAGQIWQSMWQQETGERVDGAIATDPVALSYVLEVVGDVTLPGGEKISADNVVELSESTAYSRFGDDQAARKRYLETVAKTVVQKLTGSISRPQALLEALGRAAGEGRLAVWSSVPDEQAVLETTPLGHIVPDDPAPYAEVVINNLGGNKLDYYLNREIEYIADSCEGDTRNSKVTVQLTNSVPPGNYTDYVAGMFDNPVGAPVGTNLTDIGLLATQGAKLNKVTVDGRPAFAYTAVERGHPMFNVQTSVPSGETVEVVYELTEPTVRGSARIPIQPLIDDPQVVVDVPVCG; from the coding sequence GTGAACGATGTTACCGGTGAGTCAGATTCGCCCGAACGGCGTCGACGCAAGGTGCGGAGGCGCCTGTCCGACGAGGAGATCGCAGCTCAGCGCACGAAGCGCCGTCGCGTGCAGATCGGCTGCGGCGTAGGCGCACTCGTTGTCGTCGGATTCATCGGCTGGCTGGGTTACGAAGGCCTGCAGGCGAAATCGAATTTGGAGAAGGCACAGAATCTCGCCACGCAGGCGAAAGACGCACTCCTCGTAGGCGATACCGACAAGGCCCGCATCGTCGCAGGCGACGCCGATCGTTACGCCCAGGACGCCCAGAGTTCGGTCGACTCGGTGCCGTGGCGCATCGCAGGCGCAGTCCCATTTTTGGGCAGCCCGTTCGATTCCACTCGCCAGATGACCACCATTGTGAGCGGTCTCACAGAGCAAGTCCTCCTGCCGGCGGTCGATGCAGGCAGCGCCGTATCTCCGGATCAGTTGATTTTGGACGGTGCACGCATCAATCTCGCGGCCCTCCGCGATGCCACCCCCGTCCTCGAGGCGACATCCGCGGCCATCACCGACCTCGACGAGCAAGCGCAGAACGTCGACAGCACGTGGCTCGGCCTGATCGACGACGCGCGAGTCGACCTGCAGGAGCAGGTGTCCGAGTTGTCCGGTCTGCTGAACAACACGTCGCTCGCAGCGCAGATCGCGCCGGCCATGCTTGGCGCAGACGGTCCGCGTAGTTACTTCGTCGGTTTCCAGACGAACGCAGAGGCACGCGGAACGGGTGGCCTGCTGGGTGGTTTCACCGTCATTCGGGCGAACAACGGAGCAGTCTCGGTCGACGATGTGACGAGCAACCGCGAATTCCGTTTCGACTACGACCCGATCGACCTCGGCCCCGATTTCCAGCGGGCCTACGGCCACAGCCGCCCCACCCAGGACTTCCGCAACAGCAATGTCAGCCCCCACTTCCCATACGCCGGCCAGATCTGGCAGTCGATGTGGCAGCAGGAGACGGGCGAACGGGTCGATGGTGCCATTGCGACCGACCCTGTAGCGCTGAGCTATGTCCTCGAAGTGGTCGGCGACGTCACTTTGCCCGGAGGCGAGAAGATCTCTGCCGACAATGTAGTGGAACTGAGCGAGTCCACGGCATATTCGCGCTTCGGCGACGATCAGGCCGCTCGTAAGCGCTACCTCGAGACAGTTGCAAAGACTGTCGTACAGAAACTCACCGGAAGCATCTCACGGCCCCAAGCTCTCCTCGAAGCATTAGGGCGCGCAGCAGGCGAAGGTCGACTTGCCGTATGGAGTTCCGTTCCGGACGAGCAAGCGGTGCTGGAAACAACTCCGCTGGGCCACATCGTCCCTGATGACCCAGCTCCGTATGCGGAAGTCGTAATCAACAATCTCGGCGGAAACAAACTCGACTACTACTTGAATCGGGAGATCGAATACATCGCGGATTCATGCGAGGGAGACACCCGCAACTCGAAAGTGACGGTACAGCTGACCAATAGCGTTCCTCCTGGAAACTACACCGACTACGTCGCCGGAATGTTCGATAACCCCGTCGGGGCTCCGGTCGGCACAAATCTCACCGATATCGGATTGTTGGCGACTCAAGGTGCAAAGTTGAACAAGGTCACCGTCGACGGGCGTCCAGCGTTCGCATACACCGCAGTAGAAAGGGGGCACCCGATGTTCAACGTGCAGACATCGGTCCCCTCTGGTGAGACCGTCGAAGTGGTCTACGAACTGACCGAGCCCACCGTAAGGGGAAGCGCTCGCATCCCTATCCAACCGCTGATCGACGATCCCCAAGTGGTGGTGGACGTCCCAGTGTGCGGGTAG